Sequence from the Dysidea avara chromosome 5, odDysAvar1.4, whole genome shotgun sequence genome:
AGGCCAAGACAAACGTCATAAGGTGACCAACATGGTGTTTTCAGTAGATGGAGATCCAAAGAAATATACCAAGATGATAACACCAAGAAGTTTGGCCACAGCTGCTGGTCATCAGTCAACATTAATAATAACTGGAGGTGAAGGAGATCGCCGCAAAAAGATATTATCCACTGAATTGTTTGATAGTTCCACTGGACAGTGGTATGCTACCGACCATCTTCCACTACCCCACTGTAGATTACAGGCAGTTATTGTAAACAACAACCTCTACTTGTTAGGGGGAACTGATCTGAGTGATGATTATTCCCCAACAGTATTTACTGCTCCTCTAGACACCTTGTCCAGCCATACCTTAAAGTGGAACTCCCACCCAGACTATTCAATTTGCCAATCAGCTCCTGTTAGTGTACAAGATAGACTGTTCCTTGTAGTTGGAGGAACAATAGACATAATGGATCATCAGTACATACCGACGCGTGATATTCGCATGTTTGACAAGGTCAGTCAGAACTGGATATTCGTAGGATATCTCCCAACAGCAAGAAACGCAGCAGCTGCTGTTTTCGTAGGTGATAACACAATAATTGTGTTTGGAGGACTGAATGATACCAATGACTATACCAGTACTGTTTGGATTGGCTCATGTGAGCCATAGTGACCCTGTATGGTGTGCATAAGTAATTATTTCATTTATTCAGAGCTCTTAAGTGAGCAATGTAATAGTAGCTTGATGTACATTGTACCTATTTTGGAAGCATTTAAGAAGTCAGTGAAATGTGGAGTTAAGAATTATGGTGTAAAATTGTGCGCCTTAGCAACACTGATAGTAAGGAAGCAGCTAAACATGGTCCTCAAAATACAAGGGAGATACAACATGACCCACACTCGTGGAATAA
This genomic interval carries:
- the LOC136255999 gene encoding kelch-like protein 4; translation: MAGAPPESSGYQQPSTTMPVTTQLEEMRSNNEKLMGEFDGLKTKVDGLMVENNSLKEENKQLKAENQQLKKQLVVKESPRPELFKGEVDIKWQEGALIPVPCANHSAILLEEKVCIGGGHEGTGTPSYRIDVYDLADNSWNSTPITIPYCNFAMATLNKRLIIAGGQDKRHKVTNMVFSVDGDPKKYTKMITPRSLATAAGHQSTLIITGGEGDRRKKILSTELFDSSTGQWYATDHLPLPHCRLQAVIVNNNLYLLGGTDLSDDYSPTVFTAPLDTLSSHTLKWNSHPDYSICQSAPVSVQDRLFLVVGGTIDIMDHQYIPTRDIRMFDKVSQNWIFVGYLPTARNAAAAVFVGDNTIIVFGGLNDTNDYTSTVWIGSCEP